From a region of the Pontixanthobacter gangjinensis genome:
- a CDS encoding [protein-PII] uridylyltransferase has product MNQAKIPKQRQIIDRKALSGEIAKLVAEKGSTGGTGGGNELRQVIITLLRAALDNGREELARRLADKPSSGHECSGGQAFLVDQIVRLLHDHVTENVYPPGNRTASERLTIMAVGGYGRAEMAPQSDVDIAFLTPSRRTPWCEQVIEAILYFLWDLGLKVGQSSRTLDEMVKMAKSDLTIRTALLEGRYVWGDRDLYDEASRRFFNEVVHGTERQYVSEKLEERNARHKRMGDSRYVVEPNVKDGKGGLRDLHTLYWIGKYIHKVRSAADLIEVGLLTKQEYRSFRRAESFMLAVRCHLHIMTGRAEDRLTFDLQREVATRMNFADRPGKSSVERFMQFYFIQARRVGSLTGVFLAHIDQEFAEKRARKGFFAGFTSRSRMHKGYKISGGKIAAPGDDWFQKDPVRLIEIFQIAESEGLEIHPDTMRQADRDSGLIKGSVQKDPRANALFLDLLSGKNDPETALRWMNDAGVFGKFVPDFGRVNSQMQFDMYHHYTVDEHTIRAIGLLSRIERGELSDDHPRSARLIHRVNSRRAAYVAVLLHDIAKGRGGDHSQLGAEVAKKLCPRFGLDEQETALVSWLVRQHLLMSATAFKRDLSDPKTIADFVVQVQSLERLRHLMILTAVDIRAVGPGTWNSWKGQLLGELYDNAQEHLRLGHVRHGRAERVAAKKEIVAANLGKQSGLIKEYDRIFTDSYWIAEPEDVIARNLIQYSVARGLEEQLSLHCEYDSVRGATLVSVIAADHPGLFYRIAGGIHLAGANIIDARIHTTRNGWAVDNFLVQDPHGNPFQEQSQLERIKKAIGDALANRIELAPQLAKRPLPISRSKAFKIRQRVIFDNKASNRFTVIEVSARDRPALLNRLARTLFENQLVVHSAHITAYGERAADVFYVTDLLGTKITSADRLKTIEESLLEAASDKRQAELESA; this is encoded by the coding sequence TTGAACCAAGCCAAAATCCCCAAACAACGCCAAATTATTGACCGTAAGGCGCTTAGCGGGGAAATCGCGAAGCTGGTCGCCGAAAAGGGCTCCACTGGGGGCACCGGCGGGGGTAATGAATTGCGTCAAGTAATCATTACCTTGCTTCGCGCTGCGCTCGACAATGGCCGCGAGGAGCTCGCAAGGCGCCTCGCGGACAAACCATCATCAGGGCATGAATGCAGCGGCGGGCAAGCGTTTCTGGTCGATCAGATCGTCCGGCTACTCCACGATCATGTCACAGAGAATGTCTATCCCCCAGGTAACCGTACTGCGAGCGAGCGGCTGACCATTATGGCGGTTGGCGGATATGGCCGCGCAGAAATGGCCCCGCAATCGGACGTCGATATTGCCTTTCTGACACCGTCGCGGCGCACGCCATGGTGCGAGCAAGTGATCGAGGCAATCCTCTATTTCTTATGGGACCTTGGTCTGAAGGTTGGACAATCGAGCCGCACGCTCGATGAAATGGTCAAGATGGCGAAAAGTGATCTGACCATCCGAACCGCGTTGCTCGAAGGACGCTATGTCTGGGGCGACCGCGATTTGTATGACGAGGCGAGCCGCCGGTTCTTCAATGAAGTCGTCCATGGGACCGAACGGCAATATGTCAGCGAGAAGTTGGAAGAGCGCAACGCCCGCCACAAGCGCATGGGTGACAGCCGATATGTCGTCGAACCCAATGTCAAAGACGGCAAAGGCGGCTTGCGCGATCTGCACACGCTGTATTGGATTGGCAAATATATCCACAAAGTGCGCAGCGCCGCCGACCTGATTGAGGTCGGCCTGCTCACCAAGCAGGAATACCGATCGTTCCGCCGCGCGGAAAGCTTCATGCTGGCAGTGCGCTGCCACCTCCACATTATGACCGGCCGCGCCGAAGACCGGTTAACATTCGATCTTCAGCGCGAAGTGGCAACGCGGATGAATTTTGCCGATCGCCCCGGCAAAAGCTCGGTCGAACGCTTCATGCAATTCTACTTTATTCAGGCGCGGCGCGTTGGCAGCCTGACCGGAGTATTCCTTGCTCATATTGATCAGGAGTTTGCCGAAAAGCGCGCCCGCAAAGGCTTCTTTGCGGGTTTCACCAGCCGCTCGCGGATGCATAAGGGTTATAAGATCTCGGGCGGAAAAATTGCTGCTCCCGGGGATGATTGGTTTCAAAAAGATCCGGTTCGGCTGATCGAGATATTCCAGATCGCCGAATCCGAAGGGCTGGAAATCCATCCTGATACCATGCGGCAGGCGGACCGCGATTCAGGCCTGATCAAAGGGTCCGTTCAAAAGGACCCTCGCGCCAACGCGCTTTTCCTGGATTTGCTATCTGGCAAAAACGACCCCGAAACTGCGCTACGCTGGATGAACGATGCAGGTGTTTTCGGAAAGTTTGTGCCCGATTTCGGGCGGGTCAATTCGCAGATGCAATTTGATATGTATCATCATTATACGGTCGATGAGCATACCATCCGCGCAATCGGATTACTCAGCCGGATCGAACGCGGAGAATTGAGCGACGACCACCCGCGTTCGGCGCGGCTGATCCACCGGGTCAACTCGCGCCGCGCCGCCTATGTCGCGGTACTTCTGCACGACATTGCCAAGGGACGCGGCGGCGACCATTCGCAATTGGGCGCAGAAGTCGCCAAGAAGCTGTGCCCGCGATTCGGTTTGGATGAGCAGGAGACTGCGCTGGTTTCGTGGCTGGTGCGCCAGCATTTGCTGATGAGCGCAACCGCTTTCAAACGCGACCTTTCTGACCCCAAGACGATCGCCGACTTTGTCGTTCAGGTCCAAAGTCTTGAGCGGCTTCGGCACCTGATGATTCTGACCGCAGTCGACATCAGGGCGGTCGGTCCGGGCACTTGGAACAGCTGGAAGGGGCAATTGCTGGGCGAGTTGTATGATAATGCGCAAGAACATTTGAGGCTGGGTCATGTTCGTCACGGAAGGGCTGAACGGGTCGCGGCCAAGAAGGAAATCGTTGCCGCCAATTTGGGCAAACAAAGCGGCCTGATTAAGGAATACGACCGGATCTTCACCGATTCCTATTGGATAGCCGAGCCGGAAGACGTCATTGCGCGCAATCTAATCCAATATTCGGTGGCGCGCGGTTTAGAAGAACAGCTGTCGTTGCACTGCGAGTATGACAGTGTCAGGGGGGCAACCTTAGTCAGCGTTATCGCCGCCGACCATCCCGGTCTGTTTTACCGCATCGCTGGCGGCATCCATTTGGCAGGTGCGAACATCATCGATGCCCGTATTCACACCACGCGTAACGGATGGGCGGTTGATAATTTTCTCGTACAGGACCCGCACGGCAATCCTTTCCAAGAGCAATCTCAGCTAGAGCGGATCAAGAAAGCTATCGGCGATGCCCTAGCCAACCGGATTGAGCTTGCCCCGCAATTGGCGAAGCGTCCGCTGCCAATTAGCCGTTCGAAGGCATTCAAAATCCGCCAGCGGGTGATTTTCGACAACAAGGCGTCCAACCGCTTCACCGTCATCGAAGTCAGTGCACGAGACAGGCCAGCATTGCTCAACCGTTTGGCCCGGACGCTGTTTGAAAACCAGCTTGTCGTCCATTCGGCGCATATCACCGCCTATGGCGAGCGCGCAGCCGACGTATTCTATGTCACCGATCTGCTGGGTACCAAAATAACCTCAGCAGACCGGTTGAAGACAATCGAAGAATCGCTGCTCGAAGCCGCAAGCGATAAACGTCAGGCGGAATTGGAAAGCGCCTAA
- a CDS encoding class I adenylate-forming enzyme family protein, producing MPTELDNSLNTIMDALTAPGQPFETEDFEQFGQQLPVFKNAPPSLAHYFAHFCQENKDMTFLVDGDIRLTFGECWEAATHVAAGLAQNHGVKKGDRVGIAARNSANWIIAYMGIIMSGGCATLLNGFWTGDELAYGVRLAECDLVLADSGRAKRLEGTDHPAKVVVFGHDGPASSGLAPIWADGSTAMDMLAEIGPDDMATILYTSGSTGQSKGAWSDHRGVVNAIFSYVSQSAMAKILLTQQGSEPKDQPCALIAVPLFHVTGEVPLFLQSYGIARKLVLMPKWDALEALRLMEAEKVSYFVGVPLMSFEIATHPDRANFDLSACKSFAAGGAPRPVDHVNKIKTAFPEGFPLLGYGLTETNGVGCGNFNENYMAKPNSTGKASRPLVEIAILDDDGNHLAQGSIGEVCFRTVANFRGYWKNDDATNAAFTEDGFFRTGDLGYLDEDEYLFIVDRKKDIIIRGGENITCIEVEAGIYAHEGVAECSVFGIPDERMGEIPAAVYHMKEGHSLTPEQLREFMCEKLAPFKVPMVEHIWMSDKALPRLGTQKIDKRTVRTMFAADLLD from the coding sequence ATGCCCACAGAGCTGGACAATAGCCTGAACACAATCATGGATGCGTTGACCGCACCTGGCCAACCCTTTGAAACAGAGGATTTTGAACAATTCGGCCAGCAGTTGCCTGTGTTCAAGAATGCACCCCCCAGCTTGGCGCATTATTTCGCGCATTTCTGCCAAGAAAATAAGGATATGACATTTCTGGTCGACGGCGACATCCGCCTGACCTTCGGCGAATGTTGGGAGGCGGCAACGCATGTTGCAGCCGGACTTGCGCAAAATCACGGCGTGAAAAAAGGTGACCGCGTTGGTATCGCAGCGCGCAATTCGGCAAATTGGATCATTGCTTATATGGGCATCATCATGTCCGGCGGCTGCGCGACATTGCTCAACGGTTTCTGGACTGGTGACGAACTGGCTTACGGCGTTCGCCTGGCCGAATGCGATCTGGTTCTGGCCGATTCGGGCCGCGCAAAGCGGCTAGAAGGCACCGATCATCCTGCAAAGGTGGTGGTATTTGGCCATGACGGCCCGGCATCAAGCGGTCTTGCACCGATTTGGGCTGATGGCAGCACCGCGATGGATATGCTCGCCGAAATCGGTCCAGATGACATGGCCACCATCCTTTATACGTCGGGTTCAACTGGCCAATCAAAGGGCGCATGGTCAGATCACCGCGGCGTGGTGAACGCTATTTTCAGCTATGTTTCGCAAAGCGCGATGGCCAAGATCCTGCTTACCCAACAGGGTTCCGAACCCAAAGATCAACCCTGTGCGCTTATCGCCGTGCCTTTGTTCCATGTCACCGGCGAAGTGCCCTTGTTCCTGCAAAGTTATGGCATCGCTCGCAAATTGGTGCTGATGCCGAAATGGGATGCGCTTGAAGCATTGCGCCTGATGGAAGCGGAAAAGGTCAGCTATTTTGTCGGCGTTCCGCTGATGAGCTTTGAAATCGCGACGCACCCTGATCGCGCAAATTTTGACCTCTCTGCCTGCAAAAGCTTCGCAGCAGGCGGCGCACCGCGCCCGGTCGACCACGTCAACAAAATCAAGACAGCCTTTCCTGAAGGATTCCCGCTACTCGGCTACGGCCTGACCGAAACCAACGGTGTGGGCTGCGGCAACTTCAACGAGAATTACATGGCCAAGCCGAACAGCACCGGCAAAGCCAGCCGGCCGTTGGTCGAAATCGCAATTCTTGACGATGACGGCAACCATTTGGCGCAAGGCTCAATTGGCGAGGTCTGCTTTCGCACAGTAGCCAATTTCCGTGGTTATTGGAAAAATGACGACGCCACCAATGCTGCCTTTACCGAAGACGGCTTCTTCCGCACCGGCGATCTCGGCTATCTCGATGAAGATGAATATCTGTTTATCGTCGACCGGAAAAAAGACATCATCATTCGCGGCGGCGAGAACATTACCTGCATCGAAGTGGAAGCGGGCATTTATGCGCATGAAGGCGTGGCAGAATGTTCGGTGTTCGGGATCCCGGACGAGCGGATGGGCGAAATTCCCGCCGCCGTCTATCATATGAAAGAAGGGCATTCTTTGACGCCCGAGCAATTGCGCGAATTCATGTGCGAGAAGCTCGCCCCCTTCAAAGTGCCAATGGTCGAACATATCTGGATGTCAGACAAAGCATTGCCGCGTCTTGGCACTCAGAAAATCGATAAGCGGACCGTTCGCACGATGTTTGCAGCCGATTTGCTCGATTGA
- a CDS encoding ATP-binding cassette domain-containing protein has translation MASNQPAILIREVAKRFGDIAAIDSVSLDIAGGSFVAVVGASGSGKSTLLKTINRLTEPDSGHVLLEGEDVRAAYAPDLRRRIGYVFQGIGLFPHMNVRDNIAIGPKLAGIRLSASRIAELLDGVDLDHSYALRMPHELSGGQRQRIGVARALASNPHVLLMDEPFGALDPITRDALGKHVRALHDRLGLTTLMVTHDMAEALLLADRVLVMDQGSIVADSTPKQLLAGGGGDIAQELVAVPRDQALALARLTP, from the coding sequence GTGGCATCCAATCAACCAGCAATTCTTATCCGCGAAGTAGCGAAGCGTTTCGGCGATATTGCGGCGATCGATTCCGTTTCTCTGGACATTGCGGGCGGCAGCTTTGTGGCAGTGGTCGGCGCGTCAGGCTCTGGCAAATCGACGCTGCTCAAAACAATCAACCGATTGACCGAACCCGATAGCGGCCATGTGCTGCTGGAAGGCGAGGATGTGCGCGCCGCCTACGCCCCCGATTTGCGCAGGCGGATTGGCTATGTCTTTCAGGGTATCGGGCTGTTCCCGCATATGAATGTCCGCGATAATATCGCGATTGGTCCGAAATTGGCCGGCATCAGATTATCTGCCAGCCGTATTGCAGAGCTGCTCGACGGGGTTGATCTGGATCACAGCTATGCCTTGCGGATGCCACATGAATTGTCGGGCGGGCAGCGGCAACGGATAGGCGTAGCGCGGGCTTTGGCAAGCAACCCGCACGTGCTGCTGATGGACGAGCCGTTTGGCGCGCTTGACCCGATCACACGTGATGCGCTGGGCAAACATGTGCGGGCCTTGCATGACCGGCTCGGCCTGACCACGCTGATGGTCACGCATGATATGGCCGAGGCGCTGCTGCTCGCGGACCGCGTGTTGGTAATGGACCAAGGCAGCATCGTGGCCGATTCCACACCGAAACAATTGCTGGCCGGAGGCGGCGGCGATATTGCGCAAGAATTGGTGGCAGTGCCGCGAGATCAAGCACTCGCTTTGGCGAGACTGACGCCATGA
- a CDS encoding class I SAM-dependent methyltransferase: MEQPAMTLGESFRRLIRNTGPISLTHYMGESNARYYSGKDPIGNAGDFITAPEISQMFGELIGLWLADMWIRAGKEEPVYYVELGPGRGTLAKDALRAARKYGLEPRVHLVESSQALKDVQLKAIPGAIWHNDLSTVPQDGPMLLIANEFFDALPVRQLVRGPDGWRERMVGLDGDEFVFVAGGQNMDPAVPVEFRNAPEGAVLETCPAAAAILYEIAGRLADQGGAALLIDYGNSELKTGSTFQAVRDHQKVHPFAAPGDADLTALVDFATLARIAQSRDIRHIGTATQGDWLRALGIETRAQNLAAKAPQYAQDIAAAKDRLVADNQMGKLFKVMGLAGPTWPGGVGFPEN, from the coding sequence ATGGAACAGCCTGCAATGACTTTGGGGGAAAGTTTCCGCCGATTGATCCGGAACACCGGGCCAATCTCGCTCACCCATTATATGGGCGAAAGCAACGCGCGCTATTATTCGGGCAAAGACCCGATAGGCAATGCCGGCGATTTCATCACCGCGCCCGAAATCAGCCAGATGTTTGGCGAATTAATCGGCCTGTGGCTCGCCGACATGTGGATCCGCGCAGGTAAGGAAGAACCGGTCTACTATGTGGAGCTGGGTCCGGGCCGCGGCACTTTGGCCAAGGATGCATTGCGTGCGGCGCGCAAATACGGGTTGGAGCCGCGCGTCCATCTGGTTGAAAGCTCGCAAGCGCTGAAGGATGTGCAGTTGAAAGCTATCCCCGGCGCGATTTGGCATAATGATTTGTCGACCGTGCCGCAGGACGGTCCGATGCTGCTGATTGCGAACGAGTTTTTCGATGCACTACCGGTGCGCCAATTGGTGCGGGGACCCGACGGGTGGCGAGAGCGGATGGTCGGGCTGGACGGTGACGAATTTGTATTTGTTGCAGGAGGCCAGAATATGGACCCTGCAGTGCCGGTGGAATTTCGGAATGCTCCGGAAGGTGCAGTACTTGAAACATGCCCTGCCGCTGCGGCAATACTTTATGAAATTGCTGGACGGCTGGCGGATCAAGGTGGTGCAGCGCTGCTGATTGATTACGGCAATTCGGAACTGAAAACCGGATCGACATTCCAAGCGGTGCGCGATCATCAAAAGGTTCACCCGTTCGCCGCTCCGGGCGATGCCGACCTAACCGCGCTGGTCGATTTTGCGACTTTGGCGCGGATCGCGCAATCGCGCGATATCCGCCACATCGGCACCGCGACGCAAGGCGATTGGCTGAGGGCTTTGGGGATTGAGACGCGGGCGCAGAACTTGGCGGCGAAGGCCCCGCAATATGCGCAAGATATTGCCGCAGCGAAGGACAGGCTCGTGGCTGACAATCAGATGGGCAAACTGTTCAAAGTGATGGGGTTGGCCGGCCCTACATGGCCCGGCGGTGTGGGCTTCCCCGAGAATTAA
- a CDS encoding YggS family pyridoxal phosphate-dependent enzyme codes for MDIASTPLELVRQKIARAAKIARREAQDVTLIAVSKTHPAHQITPLLDQGQRVFGENRVQEAQEKWPELREKYAGVELHLIGQLQSNKAEDAVQTFDVIHSLDRPSLLKALAKAMDAAGRRVPCFVQVNIGDEEQKGGCAIAELPEFLEQARAANIPIAGLMCIPPAEIEPAPFFAFLAKLAEDNGLEGLSMGMSSDFETAIMQGATHVRVGTALFGERG; via the coding sequence ATGGATATTGCATCAACTCCGCTAGAATTGGTTCGCCAGAAAATCGCCAGAGCTGCGAAGATCGCGCGGAGAGAGGCGCAGGATGTCACGCTCATTGCAGTCAGCAAGACCCATCCGGCACATCAAATTACGCCGCTATTGGATCAAGGCCAGCGGGTATTCGGCGAAAACCGCGTTCAAGAAGCACAGGAGAAATGGCCCGAACTGCGCGAGAAATACGCCGGAGTGGAACTGCATCTAATCGGCCAGCTTCAATCGAACAAAGCAGAAGACGCAGTGCAAACGTTTGACGTAATCCACTCTCTTGACCGGCCAAGCCTGCTAAAAGCGCTGGCCAAAGCAATGGATGCTGCTGGCCGCCGTGTACCTTGCTTTGTCCAGGTGAATATCGGTGATGAGGAGCAAAAGGGCGGCTGTGCCATTGCGGAATTGCCCGAATTTCTGGAGCAAGCCCGCGCTGCAAACATCCCGATTGCCGGGCTGATGTGCATTCCGCCTGCCGAAATCGAACCCGCCCCGTTCTTCGCGTTTCTTGCAAAACTGGCCGAGGATAACGGGCTTGAGGGCCTGAGCATGGGCATGAGTAGCGATTTTGAAACCGCGATCATGCAAGGTGCAACGCATGTCCGCGTCGGGACCGCTTTGTTTGGCGAACGCGGCTAA
- a CDS encoding thiamine phosphate synthase: protein MECSYKASMAQNQPRLKSDESGLPDLWLLSDARNDPGLEQALTALPKGSGFIYRHYHLEPAARYARFQILQRIAQKHGHLVVVSGSPVLARKWQADGVYGAAERIPAAGGLLKLVTAHDWTEIVAADRAGADAILLSPVFATRSHPEAKPLGRVRFRMLAQKAKAPIIALGGMTAAKAQRMNWPRWAAIDGLS, encoded by the coding sequence ATGGAGTGCAGCTATAAAGCCAGCATGGCGCAAAACCAGCCCCGACTTAAATCCGACGAGAGCGGCTTGCCCGATTTGTGGCTGCTGAGTGATGCGCGCAACGACCCCGGACTGGAACAAGCCTTGACCGCTTTGCCGAAAGGCTCAGGCTTTATCTATCGCCATTATCACCTCGAACCGGCAGCGCGCTATGCCCGCTTTCAGATATTACAACGCATTGCGCAGAAACACGGGCATTTGGTAGTCGTCTCGGGCAGCCCCGTCTTGGCGCGAAAATGGCAAGCGGACGGTGTGTATGGCGCTGCTGAAAGAATACCGGCGGCAGGCGGCTTGCTAAAACTGGTGACCGCACATGATTGGACGGAAATCGTCGCGGCGGATCGTGCTGGCGCGGACGCTATCTTGCTCTCACCAGTCTTCGCAACCCGGTCACATCCCGAAGCAAAACCGCTTGGCCGGGTCCGCTTCAGGATGCTCGCGCAGAAGGCTAAAGCGCCAATTATCGCACTCGGCGGCATGACTGCGGCAAAGGCACAAAGGATGAACTGGCCGCGCTGGGCCGCGATCGATGGCCTTAGCTAA
- a CDS encoding ABC transporter permease/substrate-binding protein has product MNDILIALLGLGDKLASHVLLAAAALALGISVALPLAVWASRSPTVARIALGFASLVQTIPALALLALFFPILLSLRAVFGEGLPTLGFLPALLALALYALLPILRNAVTAREHMAAGVLEAADGVGMTGWQKLRLVEAPLAAPYIMAGIRTAAVWTIGAATLSTTIGQPSLGDPIFAGLQTQNWALVLAGCIASAGLAMLTDTLLGFVERGFAARKRSLIWGGAAVAALGIAASAWSLRPADDEAIVIGAKSFSEQYILAQLVGKRLEDAGFVVEYRDGLGSAVVHNALTTSEIDIAFDYTGTLWTNQLKRSDNPGRGAIYRTIAEWEADTTGTLVLGKLGFENAYALAMREDRAQKLGIATIEDLARMAPRLTIGGDVEFFERPEWIAVRDAYGLRFNRERNFTTTFMYDALTGGEADVISAYTSDGRVAADRLVILADTKGAFPSYDALLMLSPQMAKNDDVLEVLRPLIGAIDVDAMRAANFAVDRLDDKKSPREAATDLAEDIGL; this is encoded by the coding sequence ATGAATGATATTCTTATCGCACTGCTTGGACTTGGGGATAAGCTTGCTTCGCATGTGTTGCTAGCCGCTGCGGCTCTGGCACTCGGCATTTCGGTCGCACTGCCCTTGGCCGTGTGGGCCAGCCGCTCACCGACGGTAGCGCGGATTGCGCTCGGCTTTGCCAGCTTGGTCCAGACCATTCCGGCGCTGGCATTACTCGCGCTGTTCTTCCCGATTTTGCTGAGCCTCAGGGCAGTGTTTGGCGAAGGGCTGCCTACTCTCGGCTTCCTGCCCGCCTTGCTTGCGCTGGCGCTGTATGCGCTGCTGCCGATCCTGCGCAACGCGGTGACCGCCCGCGAACATATGGCTGCGGGCGTGCTGGAGGCTGCCGATGGCGTAGGCATGACTGGTTGGCAGAAATTAAGGCTGGTGGAGGCTCCGCTGGCTGCGCCCTATATAATGGCCGGTATCAGGACCGCCGCAGTCTGGACTATCGGCGCGGCCACGCTTTCAACCACAATCGGCCAGCCTAGCTTGGGCGATCCGATTTTTGCCGGCCTGCAAACGCAGAATTGGGCACTGGTGCTGGCCGGGTGTATCGCCTCGGCAGGGCTTGCAATGCTGACCGACACATTGCTCGGCTTTGTCGAGCGCGGGTTCGCGGCACGCAAACGTTCGTTGATTTGGGGCGGGGCGGCGGTGGCGGCGCTCGGGATCGCTGCGTCCGCATGGTCACTGCGCCCTGCCGATGATGAAGCGATTGTGATCGGAGCCAAGAGCTTTTCCGAACAATATATCCTTGCCCAATTGGTCGGAAAGCGGTTGGAAGATGCGGGATTTGTTGTCGAGTATCGCGACGGCTTGGGATCGGCTGTGGTGCACAACGCACTGACCACCTCAGAAATCGATATCGCGTTCGATTACACGGGTACGCTGTGGACCAACCAGCTGAAACGTAGCGACAATCCGGGGCGCGGCGCGATTTATCGAACAATCGCCGAATGGGAAGCCGACACCACCGGTACGCTGGTGCTGGGCAAACTCGGTTTCGAAAACGCCTACGCCTTGGCGATGCGCGAGGACCGTGCCCAAAAGCTAGGCATCGCCACCATCGAGGATCTGGCGCGAATGGCACCGCGCCTGACAATCGGCGGCGATGTCGAGTTCTTTGAGCGACCCGAATGGATCGCGGTGCGTGATGCCTATGGACTGCGGTTTAATAGAGAGCGCAATTTCACCACCACCTTCATGTATGACGCACTAACCGGCGGAGAGGCGGATGTGATTTCCGCCTATACTTCGGATGGACGCGTCGCGGCGGACAGGCTGGTGATTCTGGCGGACACGAAAGGTGCCTTTCCATCCTATGACGCGTTGCTGATGCTATCGCCTCAAATGGCGAAAAACGATGATGTGCTGGAAGTGCTCCGTCCGCTCATCGGCGCGATTGATGTTGATGCAATGCGCGCCGCCAATTTCGCTGTCGATAGGCTCGACGATAAAAAATCACCGCGCGAGGCGGCAACGGATTTGGCCGAAGATATCGGTCTTTAA
- the lgt gene encoding prolipoprotein diacylglyceryl transferase → MLSLLAAASNVAEPAIQWADLGLTEGIDLGFFTLRYYSLAYLGGIIFAYWHVSKMIKAPGAPMAQRHVDDLFFYSTLGVILGGRLGYALFYKPELFTGFGGDGFVSWELLRLWDGGMSFHGGLIGVLLAIAFVSRQGGLSFLRVADYVSVGVPMGMLLGRLANFVNGELWGRTTDVPWAMSFPEVINGVLISGPPRHPSQLYEAALEGLLLLIIMLFLFWKTRARYRPGLLVGVFTVGIAAGRFIVEFFREPDAHLSEFAASSGLSMGQWLTIPLILIGVLVALRALRSPELASGSSSPAA, encoded by the coding sequence TTGCTGTCACTATTGGCTGCGGCTTCAAATGTTGCTGAACCAGCGATTCAGTGGGCTGATTTGGGTTTGACCGAGGGTATTGACCTCGGCTTTTTCACTTTGCGCTATTACTCGCTGGCCTATCTTGGCGGGATCATTTTTGCTTATTGGCACGTCTCCAAGATGATCAAAGCGCCTGGCGCGCCGATGGCGCAGCGCCATGTTGACGATTTGTTTTTTTATTCGACGCTTGGTGTGATCCTTGGTGGACGGCTGGGTTATGCGTTGTTCTACAAACCTGAATTGTTCACCGGCTTCGGCGGTGACGGCTTTGTCAGCTGGGAATTGCTGCGGCTGTGGGATGGCGGGATGAGCTTTCACGGCGGTTTAATCGGCGTATTGCTGGCGATTGCCTTTGTCAGCCGGCAGGGCGGATTGTCTTTCTTGCGCGTAGCCGATTATGTGTCGGTGGGTGTCCCGATGGGCATGTTGCTTGGCCGTCTAGCCAACTTCGTCAATGGTGAATTGTGGGGCCGGACAACCGATGTGCCTTGGGCAATGAGCTTTCCCGAAGTCATCAATGGCGTGCTGATTTCCGGGCCGCCTCGCCACCCTTCGCAATTGTATGAGGCCGCACTCGAAGGTCTTCTGCTGCTCATCATCATGCTGTTCCTGTTCTGGAAAACCCGCGCTCGTTACCGCCCTGGATTGCTGGTCGGCGTGTTCACTGTGGGAATTGCGGCGGGACGATTCATTGTCGAGTTCTTCCGTGAGCCCGATGCGCACCTGTCCGAATTTGCAGCGAGCAGCGGTCTGTCGATGGGGCAATGGTTGACCATTCCATTGATCCTGATTGGCGTGCTGGTGGCGCTGCGCGCGCTGCGCAGCCCCGAGTTAGCCAGTGGATCATCGTCGCCAGCCGCCTGA